One genomic window of Gallaecimonas sp. GXIMD4217 includes the following:
- the glnE gene encoding bifunctional [glutamate--ammonia ligase]-adenylyl-L-tyrosine phosphorylase/[glutamate--ammonia-ligase] adenylyltransferase, with product MSRLQERHPEQLAELSREQQQRLGQRLACSDFLLECCLGFGDWPAWLLALTPADLKAMDAGPELRACTSEAELWQALRLWRKRWLCALIWLSQDGQMDEVARIEALSRLAETLIVAARDWLYEQQCALRGTPCDAEGRPQPLLVLGMGKLGGGELNFSSDIDLIFTYPRAGETRGGRRSYDNQEFFVKLGQKLIQALDQVTTDGFVYRVDMRLRPYGESGPLVLSFDALEDYYQSQGREWERYAMIKARCMGRAGGHEDELSELLRPFVYRRYLDYSALASLRDMKRLIETEIRRRGLKDNLKLGPGGIREVEFLVQVFQLIRGGREPTLRTQSLLAALEELVRLGVLTDDEGRALRAAYLFLRCAENNLQAIADKQTQTLPSGELDRLRLAALQGFASWQDFSAELARHQALVHRLFRESIGDEPQAESELPEALTSITAARWSSDELARLLLEGGVSLELDQELAEAVANLLAELAARPMGERGRRRLEKLLPMLLWQLRGLAEPVATVARLTALLKTLVSRTVYLELLLENPGARAQLIKLLAASRLVADQLTAMPLLLDELIDPRHLHSPLPLQDYQPELDRYLLRIEPDDLEGQMEALRQFKAAQSLRIAAADLSGVMPLMKVSDHLSRLAETIVAACIQLAWRSVAVRHGSPPAQGPEDLLVLGYGKLGGLELGYGSDLDLVFLVAGGDSQTDGERPIGSRQFYLKVVQKLTHLLSTRTLSGVLYEIDTRLRPSGASGLLVSTLDAFADYQHKEAWCWEHQALSRARSVHGRPVLRQRFEQTRLAVLAKARAEEELKAEVVAMRDKMRSHLDGGRDGLLDLKQGPGGITDIEFLVQYLLLRHGHEHPRILTFSDNVRQLEALAAEGILAEADAESLKRTYLALREAGHRQVLQGQDRLVPADTLLAERQAVQALWQKTFA from the coding sequence TTGAGCCGCTTGCAAGAGCGGCACCCCGAGCAGCTGGCCGAGCTGAGCCGGGAACAGCAACAGCGGCTTGGCCAGCGCCTGGCCTGCAGCGACTTCCTGCTGGAATGCTGCCTGGGCTTTGGCGACTGGCCGGCCTGGCTGCTGGCCCTGACGCCGGCGGACCTCAAGGCCATGGACGCCGGCCCCGAGCTTAGGGCCTGCACCAGCGAGGCCGAACTCTGGCAGGCGCTCAGGCTGTGGCGAAAGCGCTGGCTGTGCGCCCTGATCTGGCTCAGCCAGGACGGCCAGATGGACGAGGTGGCGCGCATCGAGGCGCTGTCAAGGCTGGCCGAGACCCTGATCGTCGCCGCCCGGGACTGGCTCTACGAGCAGCAATGCGCCCTGCGCGGCACCCCCTGCGACGCCGAGGGCCGGCCCCAGCCACTGCTGGTGCTGGGCATGGGCAAGCTGGGCGGCGGCGAGCTCAACTTCTCCTCCGACATCGACCTCATCTTCACCTACCCCAGGGCCGGCGAGACCCGGGGCGGGCGACGCAGCTACGACAACCAGGAATTCTTCGTCAAGCTGGGTCAGAAGCTGATCCAGGCCCTGGATCAGGTGACCACGGACGGCTTCGTGTACCGGGTCGACATGCGCCTGCGCCCCTACGGCGAGTCCGGGCCCCTGGTACTGTCCTTCGACGCCCTGGAGGATTACTACCAGTCCCAGGGCCGGGAGTGGGAGCGCTACGCCATGATCAAGGCCCGCTGCATGGGCCGGGCCGGCGGCCACGAGGACGAGCTCAGCGAGCTGCTCAGGCCCTTCGTGTACCGCCGCTACCTGGACTACTCGGCCCTGGCTTCGCTGCGGGACATGAAGCGGCTGATCGAGACCGAGATCCGCCGCCGCGGCCTCAAGGACAACCTCAAGCTGGGCCCGGGCGGCATCCGCGAGGTGGAGTTCCTGGTGCAGGTGTTCCAGCTCATCCGTGGTGGCCGGGAGCCGACCCTGCGCACCCAGTCGCTGCTGGCGGCCCTGGAGGAGCTGGTCCGCCTGGGCGTGCTCACCGACGACGAGGGCCGGGCGCTCAGGGCCGCCTACCTGTTCCTGCGCTGCGCCGAGAACAACCTCCAGGCCATTGCCGACAAGCAGACCCAGACCCTGCCCAGCGGCGAGCTGGACCGGCTGCGCCTGGCCGCCCTGCAGGGCTTTGCCTCCTGGCAGGATTTCAGCGCCGAGCTGGCGCGCCACCAGGCCCTGGTGCACCGGCTGTTCCGGGAATCCATAGGCGACGAGCCCCAGGCCGAGAGCGAGCTGCCCGAGGCCCTGACCAGCATCACCGCCGCCCGGTGGAGCAGCGACGAGCTGGCCAGGCTGCTGCTGGAGGGCGGCGTCAGCCTGGAACTGGACCAGGAGCTCGCCGAAGCCGTTGCCAACCTGCTGGCGGAGCTGGCGGCCCGGCCCATGGGCGAGCGCGGCCGCCGGCGCCTGGAAAAGCTGCTGCCGATGCTGCTCTGGCAGCTGCGCGGCCTGGCCGAGCCGGTGGCGACCGTGGCCCGGCTCACCGCGCTGCTCAAGACCCTGGTCAGCCGCACCGTCTACCTGGAGCTGCTGCTGGAAAACCCCGGCGCCCGGGCCCAGCTGATCAAGCTGCTGGCGGCGTCGCGCCTGGTGGCCGACCAGCTCACCGCCATGCCGCTGCTGCTGGACGAGCTCATCGATCCCCGCCACCTGCATTCGCCGCTGCCGCTGCAGGACTACCAGCCGGAGCTGGACCGCTACCTGCTGCGCATCGAGCCGGACGACCTGGAAGGGCAGATGGAGGCGCTGCGCCAGTTCAAGGCCGCCCAGAGCCTGCGCATCGCCGCCGCCGACCTGTCCGGGGTGATGCCGCTGATGAAGGTGAGCGATCACTTGAGCCGCCTGGCCGAAACCATAGTGGCGGCCTGCATCCAGCTGGCCTGGCGCTCTGTGGCCGTGCGCCACGGCAGCCCGCCGGCCCAGGGCCCGGAGGATCTGCTGGTGCTGGGCTACGGCAAGCTCGGCGGCCTGGAGCTGGGCTATGGCTCGGATCTGGATCTGGTGTTCCTGGTGGCCGGCGGCGACAGCCAGACCGATGGCGAGCGCCCCATCGGCAGCCGCCAGTTCTACCTCAAGGTGGTGCAGAAGCTCACCCACCTGCTCAGCACCCGCACCCTGAGCGGGGTGCTCTACGAAATAGACACCAGGCTGCGTCCCTCCGGCGCCTCCGGGCTGCTGGTCAGCACCCTGGACGCCTTTGCCGACTACCAGCACAAGGAGGCCTGGTGCTGGGAGCACCAGGCCCTGAGCCGGGCCCGCTCGGTGCACGGCCGGCCGGTGCTGCGCCAGCGCTTCGAGCAGACTCGCCTGGCGGTGCTGGCCAAGGCCAGGGCAGAGGAGGAGCTCAAGGCCGAGGTGGTGGCCATGCGCGACAAGATGCGCAGTCACCTGGACGGCGGCCGTGACGGGCTGCTGGATCTCAAGCAGGGCCCGGGCGGCATCACCGACATCGAGTTCCTGGTCCAGTACCTGCTGCTCAGGCACGGCCACGAGCACCCGCGCATCCTCACCTTCAGCGACAACGTGCGCCAGCTGGAGGCCCTGGCCGCCGAGGGGATCCTGGCCGAGGCCGACGCCGAGAGCCTGAAAAGGACTTACCTGGCGCTGCGGGAGGCCGGCCACCGCCAGGTGCTGCAGGGCCAGGATCGGCTGGTGCCGGCCGATACCCTGCTGGCGGAGCGCCAAGCGGTCCAGGCCCTGTGGCAGAAAACCTTCGCATAA
- a CDS encoding DUF350 domain-containing protein gives MNQILDFLTINQSLAVILLIDLAIAIALLGTMRFVTGWLAKTDSTAELASKDNIAFGISVAGSVGALGIMLTGAITGEAALSYSTEAIGMAAYGIAGLLLIKAGRWIHDKVALNALDKREQIIDHGNVAVALVDAASAIATAVVIRAVLLWAEGLTLGTVLSVLAGFALSQVLLVAITRLRESGYAKRNPGESLQQALVRGELAVAVRHAGQLIATALVVKAASHFLEFNPEALLATLATWLVITLVLALLLTALVWLARSLILYRIDLNSEVEQQHNTGIAAVEMAISIAIALILTALMV, from the coding sequence ATGAACCAGATCTTGGATTTTCTCACCATCAACCAGAGCCTGGCGGTGATCCTGCTCATCGACCTGGCCATCGCCATCGCCCTGCTGGGCACCATGCGCTTCGTCACCGGCTGGCTGGCCAAGACCGACTCCACCGCCGAGCTGGCCAGCAAGGACAATATCGCCTTCGGCATCAGCGTGGCCGGCTCGGTCGGCGCCCTGGGCATCATGCTCACCGGCGCCATCACCGGCGAGGCGGCGCTGTCCTACAGCACCGAGGCCATCGGCATGGCCGCCTACGGCATCGCCGGCCTGCTGCTGATCAAGGCCGGCCGCTGGATCCACGACAAGGTGGCCCTGAACGCCCTGGACAAGCGCGAGCAGATCATCGACCACGGCAACGTGGCCGTGGCCCTGGTGGACGCCGCCTCCGCCATCGCCACCGCCGTGGTGATCCGCGCCGTGCTGCTGTGGGCCGAGGGCCTGACCCTGGGCACAGTGCTGTCGGTGCTGGCCGGCTTCGCCCTGTCCCAGGTGCTGCTGGTGGCCATCACCCGCCTGCGCGAGAGCGGCTACGCCAAGCGCAATCCCGGCGAGAGCCTGCAGCAGGCGCTGGTCCGCGGCGAGCTGGCGGTGGCCGTGCGTCATGCCGGCCAGCTCATCGCCACCGCCCTGGTGGTCAAGGCCGCCAGCCACTTCCTTGAGTTCAATCCCGAGGCGCTGCTGGCCACCCTGGCCACCTGGCTGGTCATCACCCTGGTGCTGGCGCTGCTGCTGACCGCCCTGGTCTGGCTGGCCCGGTCGCTGATCCTCTACCGCATCGACCTCAATAGCGAGGTGGAGCAGCAGCACAACACCGGCATCGCCGCCGTGGAGATGGCCATCAGCATCGCCATCGCCCTGATCCTCACCGCGCTGATGGTGTGA
- a CDS encoding polyamine aminopropyltransferase: MGETQRRLFDDSLLIGIMAVLAACGLIYEYLLSHYAGRVLGTLESAIYAMIGLMIVSMGLGAFAARKVSHPYRGFVWLELAIALVGASAVLVVAALIGFTQLLPTLVADTFALPPDIRPQGGLFAVLQKAASYGPYLAGTLLGFLVGMEIPLIARVREDVHQRHLQHNAGTIYGADYIGAGVGAALWVLVMLRLPISEAAAWTASLNLVAGLAFLWRFWSQMRRPALLLGLHLGLAGLVAAIGFRGPELNQQLSALLYQDKVVHQAQTPYQHLTFTERLSGNGNAEYRFYLNGRLQFSSLDEHIYHRMLVHPALLAARAPKSVLIIGGGDGLGLREVLRWDIEEVTLIDLDEQLLALFQQPEQELPGRLGRAMARLNQGSLRDPRLTLMPGDAFIRIDELAQAGRRFDAVIIDLPDPSHPDLNKLYSQQFYARLRNLLSGDGALVAQSTSPWFAQKAFISVAKTLAAAGFADVAQYHVNVPSFGEWGFSLAVPAGPGVKERLARPLPFEDDWLNRDILLAAFAWPSYFYRDQAEVQVNWLGSHVLYQYHQQAWASEQGLSNPLSGSE; the protein is encoded by the coding sequence GTGGGCGAAACCCAAAGGAGGCTGTTCGACGACAGCCTGCTTATCGGCATCATGGCGGTGCTGGCCGCCTGCGGCCTGATCTACGAGTACCTGCTGTCCCATTACGCCGGCCGGGTGCTGGGCACCCTGGAGAGCGCCATCTACGCCATGATCGGCCTGATGATCGTCTCCATGGGCCTGGGCGCCTTCGCCGCCCGCAAGGTGAGCCATCCCTACCGGGGCTTCGTCTGGCTGGAGCTGGCCATCGCCCTGGTCGGCGCCAGCGCCGTGCTGGTGGTGGCGGCCCTGATCGGCTTCACCCAGCTGCTGCCGACCCTGGTGGCCGACACCTTCGCGCTGCCGCCGGACATCCGTCCCCAGGGCGGCCTGTTCGCCGTCCTGCAGAAGGCCGCCAGCTACGGCCCCTACCTGGCCGGCACATTGCTCGGCTTTTTGGTGGGCATGGAGATCCCACTGATCGCCCGGGTCCGGGAAGACGTACACCAGCGCCACCTCCAGCACAATGCCGGCACCATCTACGGCGCCGACTATATCGGCGCCGGGGTCGGTGCCGCCCTCTGGGTGCTGGTGATGCTGCGCCTGCCCATCAGCGAGGCCGCCGCCTGGACCGCCAGCCTCAACCTGGTGGCCGGCCTGGCCTTCCTGTGGCGCTTCTGGAGCCAGATGCGGCGCCCGGCGTTGCTGCTGGGCCTGCACCTGGGCCTGGCGGGCCTGGTGGCCGCCATCGGCTTCAGGGGACCGGAACTCAACCAGCAGCTGTCGGCGCTGCTGTACCAGGACAAGGTGGTGCACCAGGCCCAGACCCCCTACCAGCACCTCACCTTCACCGAACGCCTCAGCGGCAACGGCAACGCCGAGTACCGCTTCTACCTCAATGGCCGGCTGCAGTTCTCCAGCCTGGACGAACACATCTACCACCGCATGCTGGTGCATCCGGCCCTGCTGGCGGCCCGGGCGCCCAAATCGGTGCTGATCATCGGCGGCGGCGACGGCCTGGGGCTGCGCGAGGTGCTGCGCTGGGATATCGAGGAGGTCACCCTGATCGACCTGGACGAGCAGCTGCTGGCGCTGTTCCAACAGCCCGAGCAGGAGCTGCCGGGCCGGCTGGGCCGGGCCATGGCCAGGCTCAACCAGGGCAGCCTCAGGGATCCGCGCCTGACCCTGATGCCGGGGGACGCCTTTATCCGCATCGACGAGCTGGCCCAGGCCGGCCGGCGCTTCGATGCCGTGATCATCGACCTGCCGGATCCCAGCCACCCGGATCTCAACAAGCTCTACAGCCAGCAGTTCTATGCCCGGCTGCGCAACCTGCTCAGCGGCGACGGCGCCCTGGTGGCGCAGTCCACCAGCCCCTGGTTCGCCCAGAAGGCCTTCATCTCGGTGGCCAAGACCCTGGCCGCCGCCGGCTTTGCCGACGTGGCCCAGTACCATGTCAACGTGCCCAGCTTCGGGGAATGGGGCTTCAGCCTGGCGGTACCGGCCGGCCCCGGGGTGAAGGAACGGCTGGCCCGGCCACTGCCCTTCGAGGACGACTGGCTGAACAGGGACATCCTGCTGGCCGCCTTTGCCTGGCCCTCCTACTTTTACCGGGACCAGGCCGAGGTGCAGGTGAACTGGCTGGGCAGCCATGTGCTCTACCAGTACCACCAGCAGGCCTGGGCCTCGGAGCAGGGCCTCAGCAACCCGCTGTCGGGCAGTGAGTAA
- a CDS encoding DUF2170 family protein produces MNIHKIANHLNSLGDNAESGFNFDCQPISGEVDVLQVTIQGREEIPVFVSVSDDQILAISFLWGEAEVREERRVEMLEAMLEMNIPMPLSAFSKIGDKYVIFGALSINSSLSDIEHELAVLSENALEVIDDMSDFLR; encoded by the coding sequence ATGAACATCCACAAGATTGCCAACCACCTCAACAGCCTGGGCGACAACGCCGAAAGCGGCTTCAACTTTGATTGTCAGCCCATCTCCGGCGAGGTGGACGTACTGCAGGTGACCATCCAGGGTCGCGAGGAGATCCCGGTCTTCGTCTCCGTCAGCGACGACCAGATCCTGGCCATCAGCTTCCTGTGGGGCGAGGCAGAAGTGAGGGAAGAGCGCCGGGTCGAGATGCTGGAAGCCATGCTGGAAATGAACATTCCCATGCCGCTGTCCGCCTTCTCCAAGATCGGCGACAAGTACGTCATCTTTGGCGCCCTCAGCATCAACTCCAGCCTCTCGGACATCGAGCACGAACTGGCGGTGCTGTCCGAGAACGCCCTGGAAGTGATTGACGACATGAGTGATTTCCTGCGCTAA
- a CDS encoding PspA/IM30 family protein: MSIFKKVMTALRGGAREVGEAIVDANSTRIFEQEIRDAENHLTKAKRDLTDVMAKQMAAGREVERLRRDISEHEGYASAALAKGDEALALEVAEKIAALEAELSEQQGIHDSFSASADRLKDLIKKTERQLADYQRQLSMVKTTESVQKATAAITDNFTSSNSKLLNAKESLERIKAKQQAFDDRMQAAEQLQAEDSDQSLKAKLEAAGIGPQKASANSVLDRLKAKNNPQG; this comes from the coding sequence ATGAGCATCTTCAAGAAAGTAATGACTGCCCTGCGCGGTGGTGCGCGGGAAGTGGGCGAAGCCATAGTCGACGCCAACAGCACCCGTATCTTCGAGCAGGAGATCCGCGACGCCGAGAACCACCTGACCAAGGCCAAGCGCGACCTGACCGATGTCATGGCCAAGCAGATGGCCGCCGGCCGCGAAGTGGAGCGCCTGCGCCGCGACATCAGCGAGCACGAAGGCTATGCCAGCGCCGCCCTGGCCAAGGGTGACGAGGCCCTGGCCCTGGAAGTGGCCGAGAAGATCGCCGCCCTGGAGGCCGAGCTGTCCGAGCAGCAGGGCATACACGACAGCTTCAGCGCCAGCGCCGATCGCCTCAAGGATCTGATCAAGAAGACCGAGCGCCAGCTGGCCGACTACCAGCGCCAGCTGTCCATGGTCAAGACCACAGAGAGCGTGCAGAAGGCCACCGCCGCCATCACCGACAACTTCACCTCCTCCAACTCCAAGCTGCTCAACGCCAAGGAGTCCCTGGAGCGCATCAAGGCCAAGCAGCAGGCCTTCGACGACCGCATGCAGGCCGCCGAGCAGCTGCAGGCGGAAGATTCCGACCAGAGCCTCAAGGCCAAGCTGGAAGCGGCCGGCATCGGTCCCCAGAAGGCCTCCGCCAACTCGGTACTGGACAGGCTCAAGGCCAAGAACAACCCTCAAGGTTGA
- a CDS encoding potassium channel family protein, protein MKAPLRILPPSAFELAMMVLSILSVVIIVLHQFGPFSPDEKELLLYVDTGICLIFLTNFFSGLIRASDKKRFIRTHWIDFLASIPAVDVLRYGRIFQVLRVMRMLRVANQVIRHLMKESESAVLASMLLIMVVVVGGSAIAILLTEAGREGSNIATAEDAIWWSLVTISTVGYGDYYPVTTAGRIISAVVIIAGVSLFGGLSGLVASKLLHPKTEESLEESERHLAASEDRHMADMKAHLAEMKNEMSSLKEDIRELKSLLKSQGQ, encoded by the coding sequence TTGAAAGCCCCGCTACGCATACTGCCCCCCAGCGCCTTCGAGCTGGCCATGATGGTGTTGTCCATCCTCTCCGTGGTGATCATAGTGCTGCACCAGTTCGGCCCCTTCAGCCCGGACGAGAAGGAACTGCTGCTCTATGTGGACACCGGCATCTGCCTGATCTTCCTGACCAACTTCTTCTCTGGCCTGATCAGGGCCAGCGACAAGAAGCGCTTCATCCGCACCCACTGGATCGACTTCCTGGCCTCCATCCCGGCCGTGGACGTACTCCGCTACGGGCGGATCTTCCAGGTGCTGAGGGTGATGCGGATGCTGCGGGTGGCCAACCAGGTGATCCGCCACCTGATGAAGGAAAGCGAAAGCGCGGTGCTGGCCTCCATGCTGCTGATCATGGTGGTGGTGGTGGGCGGCAGCGCCATCGCCATACTGCTGACCGAAGCCGGCCGGGAAGGCTCCAACATCGCCACCGCCGAAGATGCCATCTGGTGGTCCCTGGTCACCATCTCCACCGTCGGTTACGGCGACTATTACCCTGTGACCACCGCCGGGCGCATCATCTCCGCCGTGGTGATCATCGCCGGGGTGTCGCTGTTTGGCGGCCTGTCGGGCCTGGTGGCCTCCAAGCTGCTGCACCCCAAGACGGAAGAATCCCTGGAGGAATCGGAAAGGCACCTGGCGGCCAGCGAAGACCGCCATATGGCGGACATGAAGGCGCACCTGGCCGAGATGAAAAACGAAATGTCCTCCCTGAAGGAGGACATTCGCGAGCTCAAGTCACTGCTGAAAAGTCAGGGCCAGTAG
- a CDS encoding CYTH domain-containing protein, which translates to MGTETEIKLSFSDAVDPLAWLEPVLAGLKVESEGSPRQLRNRYFDTDDRQLKAWGMGLRIRQAGEHREQTLKTAGTGVAGLSQRPEYNLPLAGDVPVLADFPAEIWPDGTDLAGLQQSLTEQFCTHFERRTWLVSDGSNRIEIALDMGQVEAGGLVLPIRELELELVGGDVDALLALAGKLLAQDGVQMMGLSKAARGHWVAQGMPTLAVKAKAPRAGRRMGNDQVLQAALLSALEQWQQGEDALALTQDPRFLVELDRALQYFRQVLQLFGALVPRKASSELRQECQWLSDELQAGQALARISKVLEGKGAFLKKVLAKEALLAQAESRLHSLPPPQRFVALVRSQRYSQLKLAALSFALQRGWRPELDDKALAQLDKPVKWFADTQLARTHGELKKHLKPELSRPDLQDQESRILKAATVARTFLRLYDGAAAQPFLQLLEDLGLGLEELKRLDGIEQLARRLDLEEDEEEQLGRWLRRKRDSLMLAMEQSRRQLMQLPVYWP; encoded by the coding sequence ATGGGCACAGAAACCGAAATAAAGCTGAGTTTTTCCGACGCCGTCGATCCCCTGGCCTGGCTGGAGCCGGTGCTGGCCGGCCTCAAGGTCGAATCCGAAGGCAGCCCCCGCCAGCTCCGCAATCGCTACTTCGATACCGACGACAGGCAGCTCAAGGCCTGGGGCATGGGCCTGCGCATCCGCCAGGCCGGCGAGCACAGGGAACAGACCCTCAAGACCGCCGGCACCGGCGTGGCCGGCCTCAGCCAAAGGCCCGAATACAACCTGCCGCTGGCAGGGGATGTGCCGGTGCTGGCGGATTTCCCCGCCGAGATCTGGCCGGACGGCACCGACCTCGCTGGCCTGCAACAGTCCCTGACCGAACAGTTCTGCACCCACTTCGAACGTCGTACCTGGCTGGTGTCCGACGGCAGCAACCGCATCGAAATAGCCCTGGACATGGGCCAGGTGGAGGCCGGCGGCCTGGTGCTGCCCATTCGCGAACTGGAGCTGGAGCTGGTCGGCGGCGACGTGGACGCCCTGCTGGCCCTGGCCGGCAAGCTGCTGGCCCAGGACGGGGTGCAGATGATGGGCCTGTCCAAGGCCGCCCGCGGCCACTGGGTGGCCCAGGGCATGCCGACCCTGGCCGTCAAGGCCAAGGCGCCCAGGGCGGGCCGGCGCATGGGTAATGACCAGGTGCTGCAGGCGGCGCTGCTCAGCGCCCTGGAGCAGTGGCAGCAGGGCGAGGATGCCCTGGCCCTGACCCAGGATCCCCGTTTTCTGGTGGAGCTGGACAGGGCCCTGCAGTATTTCCGCCAGGTGCTGCAGCTGTTCGGGGCCCTGGTGCCGCGCAAGGCCTCCAGCGAGCTGCGCCAGGAATGTCAGTGGCTCAGCGACGAACTCCAGGCCGGCCAGGCCCTGGCCAGGATCAGCAAGGTGCTGGAAGGCAAGGGCGCCTTCCTGAAAAAGGTCCTGGCCAAGGAGGCGCTGCTGGCCCAGGCCGAGAGCCGCCTCCATTCCCTGCCGCCGCCCCAGCGTTTCGTGGCCCTGGTGCGCAGCCAGCGCTACAGCCAGCTCAAGCTGGCGGCGTTGAGCTTCGCCCTGCAAAGAGGCTGGCGCCCGGAGCTGGACGACAAGGCCCTGGCACAGCTGGACAAGCCGGTGAAGTGGTTCGCCGACACCCAGCTGGCCAGGACCCATGGGGAGCTGAAGAAGCACCTCAAGCCGGAGCTGAGCCGGCCGGATCTGCAGGACCAGGAGAGCCGTATCCTCAAGGCCGCTACTGTGGCCAGGACCTTCCTAAGGCTGTACGACGGCGCCGCCGCCCAGCCCTTCCTGCAGCTGCTGGAGGACTTGGGCCTGGGCCTGGAGGAGCTCAAGCGCCTGGACGGCATAGAGCAGCTGGCCAGGCGCCTGGATCTGGAAGAGGACGAAGAAGAGCAGCTGGGCCGCTGGCTCAGGCGCAAGCGCGACTCGCTGATGCTGGCCATGGAGCAGTCCAGGCGCCAGCTGATGCAGCTGCCGGTCTACTGGCCCTGA
- a CDS encoding TIGR00153 family protein encodes MPANSILGLFAKSPIRPLQQHIDKVHECCTSLLPFFDAVMAEDWDKAESLRNTISAQEKEADQLKREIRLTLPSGLFMPVERTDLLDLVKHQDRIANKAKDIAGRVIGRQLRIPQEFAGEFRQYLERCIDATALAKEAINELDELLETGFRGREVDLVNRMISKLDKIEDDTDRLQVSLRRQLLAIEANLNPVDVMFLYSILEWVGDLADRAESVGSRLELMLVRS; translated from the coding sequence ATGCCTGCAAACAGCATCCTGGGCCTCTTCGCCAAGTCGCCCATCCGGCCACTGCAGCAACACATCGACAAGGTACACGAGTGCTGCACTAGCCTGCTGCCCTTCTTCGACGCCGTCATGGCGGAGGACTGGGACAAGGCCGAGTCCCTGCGCAACACCATCTCGGCGCAGGAAAAGGAAGCCGACCAGCTCAAGCGGGAGATCCGTCTGACCCTGCCTTCCGGCCTCTTCATGCCGGTGGAACGGACCGACCTGCTGGATCTGGTAAAACACCAGGACAGGATCGCCAACAAGGCAAAGGACATCGCCGGCCGTGTCATCGGCCGCCAACTGCGCATACCCCAGGAATTCGCCGGTGAATTCCGCCAGTACCTGGAGCGCTGCATCGACGCCACCGCCCTGGCCAAGGAAGCCATCAACGAGCTGGATGAACTGCTGGAAACCGGATTCCGTGGCCGCGAGGTCGATCTGGTCAACCGCATGATCAGCAAGCTCGACAAGATCGAAGACGACACCGACCGCCTGCAGGTGAGCCTGCGCCGCCAGTTGCTGGCCATCGAAGCCAACCTCAACCCGGTCGATGTCATGTTCCTCTACTCCATCCTGGAATGGGTAGGCGATCTGGCCGACCGCGCCGAAAGCGTGGGCTCCCGCCTGGAACTGATGCTGGTTCGCAGCTAA